A window of Betaproteobacteria bacterium contains these coding sequences:
- a CDS encoding zinc ribbon domain-containing protein has protein sequence MAIYEYQCDRDGVFEVHLPMGTAPQSVTCAECGASARRVISVPMVRRGVRAAVFGAIDRADKSRFEPDVVSSLPATGARRSTPVARLTPALARLPRP, from the coding sequence GTGGCGATCTACGAATACCAGTGCGATCGGGATGGCGTGTTCGAGGTGCACCTGCCGATGGGCACGGCGCCGCAGTCAGTGACATGCGCCGAGTGCGGTGCGTCGGCGCGCCGTGTGATCTCGGTGCCGATGGTGCGACGGGGTGTGCGCGCGGCCGTGTTCGGCGCGATCGATCGCGCAGACAAGAGCCGCTTCGAGCCCGACGTGGTGAGCTCGTTGCCGGCGACCGGCGCGCGCAGATCAACGCCGGTTGCGCGGTTGACGCCCGCGCTCGCCCGCCTGC